One Hippocampus zosterae strain Florida chromosome 4, ASM2543408v3, whole genome shotgun sequence genomic window carries:
- the LOC127599333 gene encoding zinc finger protein OZF-like translates to MCKIEMLRALLNQRLTAAAEEIFVVFERMIAEVEEELSRTKMENERQRQRLNAFETRVVLRRADVSNECLPIEQQESTSRVEQEQAKPPLIKEEVQPQELDFPMFSVIVKVEDDDEGKGQSKQNGAEEPSGNSSSDHMTIEGDGDHSGGSRSESLLAPLSDSGGTTSDTDYDEHSKEEMTCNADDGQWKCFQCDKTFSHKINLKRHTILHTGEKPFSCSVCGKKFTQKVHLTSHMKIHTGEKPFTCSYCGKSFKRKTNLTSHTRTHTGERPFSCPSCNKGFIDYSAMIKHTRTHTGEKPYSCSFCDKSFGASSTLVTHLRTHTGVKPFSCSVCDKSFYDCSGLAHHMKTHTGDKPFSCSVCGKSFRENSLLTRHMKTHTGGKMFICSVCDQKFSYKHQIDKHRCAGEKSSSA, encoded by the exons atgtgtaaaatagAAATGCTGCGAGCGCTGCTGAATCAGCGACTAACAGCGGCCGCCGAGGAAATTTTTGTCGTGTTTGAAAGAATGATAGCAGAGGTCGAGGAGGAACTTAGTCGGACCAAAATGGAAAACGAGCGACAACGTCAACGACTGAACGCTTTCGAGACTCGAGTTGTGCTTCGAAGAGcag ATGTGAGTAATGAATGCCTCCCCATTGAGCAGCAGGAGAGCACTTCCAGAGTGGAGCAGGAGCAGGCCAAACCACCCCTCATTAAAGAAGAGGTGCAGCCTCAAGAGTTGGACTTCCCAATGTTCTCTGTCATTGTGAAagttgaagatgatgatgaaggcAAAGGTCAAAGTAAGCAGAATGGAGCGGAGGAGCCTTCAGGCAACAGCTCAAGTGACCACATGACAATCGAAGGTGATGGTGACCACAGCGGAGGATCACGGTCAGAAAGCCTCTTAGCTCCATTATCAGATAGTGGTGGCACAACATCTGACACTGATTATGATGAACACTCGAAAGAGGAAATGACATGTAATGCTGACGATGGACAGTGGAAATGTTTTCAGTGTGACAAAACCTTTAGTCACAAGATAAATCTGAAAAGACACACGATCCttcacacgggagaaaaaccaTTCAGCTGTTCAGTTTGTGGCAAAAAATTCACCCAGAAGGTGCACCTGACATCGCACATGAAAATacacacgggagagaaacctttCACTTGTTCATATTGTGGTAAAAGTTTCAAGCGCAAGACGAATTTGACGTCACACACTAggacacacactggagagaggCCATTTTCTTGCCCGTCTTGCAACAAAGGTTTTATTGATTACTCGGCAATGATTAAacatacaagaacacacacaggaGAGAAACCTTATTCCTGCTCATTCTGTGATAAAAGTTTTGGTGCAAGCTCAACATTAGTGACACACCTGAGAACACACACAGGAGTGAAACCTTTTTCTTGCTCGGTCTGTGACAAAAGTTTTTATGATTGTTCTGGTTTGGCTCAccacatgaaaacacacactggggacAAACCTTTCTCTTGTTCGGTGTGTGGAAAAAGCTTCAGGGAAAATTCTCTTTTAACCAGACACATGAAAACACATACTGGTGggaaaatgttcatttgtaGTGTGTGTGATCAAAAGTTCTCCTATAAGCATCAAATTGACAAACACCGATGTGCTGGTGAGAAGAGCAGCAGTGCATGA
- the LOC127599384 gene encoding zinc finger protein 572-like isoform X1 produces MCKVEMLRAFLNQRLSAAVDEIVVVFERTIAEYEEELCRTKEENERQRQLLDAIFIPQVSVQRAEVSEENHLVQQEWSSRVEQQEPEPPYIKQEEQEDDVTNLPLTVIPVKSECNEDKGQTEQNRWAAPPSSSSSHHMTREGDGDHCGGSQAESLLAPLSDNDYITAHSPETDEEEHSKGDMTYHTGKKHWKCSQCDKTFGVKINLKRHMIIHTGEKPFACSVCGKRFTQKAHLTSHFRTHTGEKPFACSFCGKRFSRSECLITHTRTHTGEKPFRCNVCDQRFSYKYKIKKHKCPGERSNNK; encoded by the exons ATGTGTAAAGTAGAAATGCTAAGAGCATTCCTGAATCAGCGACTGAGCGCGGCTGTCGACGAAATAGTTGTAGTGTTTGAAAGAACGATAGCAGAGTATGAGGAGGAACTTTGTCGGACGAAAGAAGAAAACGAAAGACAACGTCAACTGCTGGATGCTATTTTCATACCTCAAGTCTCGGTTCAGAGAGCAG AGGTCAGTGAAGAAAATCATCTTGTGCAGCAGGAGTGGAGCTCCAGGGTGGAGCAGCAGGAGCCGGAACCTCCCTACATTAAGCAAGAAGAGCAGGAAGATGACGTCACCAATTTGCCATTAACGGTTATCCCCGTGAAGAGTGAATGTAATGAAGACAAAGGTCAGACTGAGCAGAACAGATGGGCTGCGCCTCCAAGCAGCAGCTCAAGTCACCACATGACAAGAGAAGGTGATGGAGACCACTGTGGAGGATCACAAGCAGAAAGCCTCTTGGCTCCACTGTCAGACAATGACTACATAACGGCACACTCGCCTGAGACTGATGAAGAAGAACACTCCAAAGGTGATATGACATATCACACTGGCAAGAAACACTGGAAATGTTCCCAATGTGACAAAACCTTTGGCGTCAAGATTAATCTTAAAAGGCACATGATCATTCACacaggagagaaaccttttgcctgctcagtttgtggtaaaagattCACTCAGAAGGCACACTTGACATCACACttcagaacacacactggagagaaaccttttgcctgctcatttTGCGGTAAAAGATTCTCTCGAAGTGAATGTTTGataacacacacaagaacacacactggtgagaaaccattCCGTTGCAATGTGTGTGATCAAAGATTTTCTTACAAGTATAAGATTAAGAAACACAAGTGTCCCGGTGAGAGGAgcaacaataaatga
- the LOC127599359 gene encoding gastrula zinc finger protein XlCGF17.1-like, which yields MIADYEEVFFTAKKEDERQHCCAFHTADVSEDEISSEEQERRSKVEQQVPDPPCIKEEEDDHSINEEGDQLEGLDFPVIRVVVKSEDDEDEPHSSQRNVGDSEKRSQTESLLVPLSESEDTHSHSPDTDDDERSKGDRTCRSDNKHLTCSVCGRSLYNKKTLKVHMRTHTGEKPFICSVCGKTFAQRGNLIKHTRTHTGEKPFTCPYCSTSFSDSSTLVKHMRRHTGEKPFSCLLCGERFSRKSNLTTHTRTHTGEKPFACSVCSAMFSDRSTLNKHMRTHTGEKPFSCSVCGQRFSQKGHMTTHTRRHTGEKPFACSVCHSSFSDRSTFVRHMRRHTGQTRLPASIEKLH from the exons ATGATAGCTGATTACGAGGAGGTTTTCTTTACAGCCAAAAAGGAGGACGAACGGCAGCATTGTTGCGCGTTCCATACagcag ATGTCAGTGAAGATGAGATTTCTTCTGAGGAACAAGAGCGGCGCTCCAAGGTGGAGCAGCAGGTGCCAGATCCCCCTtgcattaaagaggaagaggatgaccACAGCATCAATGAGGAGGGTGACCAGCTTGAGGGGCTGGACTTCCCGGTGATTCGCGTCGTCGTGAAGAGCGAAGACGACGAAGACGAGCCTCACTCCTCACAGCGTAATGTCGGTGATAGCGAGAAGCGATCCCAAACAGAAAGCCTCTTAGTTCCACTCTCGGAGAGTgaagacacacactcacactctccCGACACTGATGATGACGAACGCTCAAAAGGTGACAGGACATGTCGTAGTGACAACAAACACTTGACCTGTTCCGTTTGTGGGAGAAGCCTTTATAACAAGAAAACATTGAAAGTCCACATGAGgacgcacactggagagaaacctttcatCTGCTCGGTTTGCGGGAAAACATTCGCTCAGAGGGGGAATTTGATCAAACACACGAGaacgcacactggagagaaacccttCACTTGTCCATACTGCAGCACAAGTTTCAGTGACAGTTCGACGCTTGTGAAGCACATGAGGAGACACACGGGTGAAAAACCCTTCAGCTGCTTGTTGTGTGGCGAAAGATTCTCTCGGAAGTCCAATTTGACGACACACACAAGAacgcacaccggagagaaaccttttgcatgCTCGGTGTGCAGTGCGATGTTCAGCGACCGTTCAACGCTGAATAAACACATGAGAACGCAtaccggagagaaacctttcaGCTGCTCAGTGTGCGGCCAGAGGTTCTCTCAGAAGGGACACATGACGACGCACACGAGACGACATaccggagaaaaaccttttgcatgCTCAGTCTGCCACAGCAGTTTCAGCGACCGCTCAACTTTTGTCCGGCACATGAGGAGACACACCGGACAGACGCGTTTGCCTGCCAGTATAGAAAAGCTGCACTGA
- the LOC127599300 gene encoding adhesion G protein-coupled receptor G3-like, whose amino-acid sequence MSASDWGPVMQVLVLFWLALSYAVVDGCLESSDLHSGPVLPPDCAKQTPAPTESKHCEDILSGCLAQSSWTRCYKQQIVNCRPKARGKGIFIIRSVDPSKKREERPTPDHGVQIPSSALQRSRAPESVDNVLVVVTVLDSVHFKPLSRKHGRRLPPGPTGPTGTVLGGTVLVVQAGLNPLQDLPEPITLTFKYNKKVANGACVFWEEINEEAETGQWSTFGCNTSDTGSEFICRCNHLSFFAVLVNPDLSLREEDVFKLSLITYVGSSLSVVFTIISLILYSCLNKRQPDRAVGLHMHLTGALLCLHLCFLLCCLWSWRLAEEPADWFCGALGLLLHWSLLATVCWSALEGFHLYLLLVRVFNIYIRRYLLKLCVVGWGVPTLITLICGVSGVYGKYTLEVRDSANKNSTIQLCWMSSQFIYRKAVTYATTVVFPSLVVLFNSCMLGLVVFQLRKLQRSAVKGGGPKGSREKTSRLWKDCVTVLGLSCVLGLPFGLSSATYASVPGVYIFTVLNSLQGVFVFLWCLALTCKSQSDAASSSKDTSSQRIMTTSFNS is encoded by the exons ATGTCAGCATCTGATTGGGGTCCCGTGATGCAAGTGCTTGTCCTTTTCTGGCTCGCGTTATCTTACGCTGTTGTTGACG GTTGCCTGGAGTCCAGCGATCTTCATAGCGGTCCCGTTCTGCCTCCCGACTGTGCCAAACAGACCCCCGCACCCACAGAAAGCAAGC ACTGTGAAGACATCCTCTCTGGGTGCCTTGCCCAAAGTTCCTGGACCAG GTGTTATAAACAGCAGATTGTAAACTGCAGACCGAAAGCGCGAGGCAAGGGCATCTTCATTATAAGGAGCGTTGACCCTTCCAAAAAG CGTGAGGAGCGCCCGACTCCGGACCATGGTGTTCAAATCCCCTCATCAGCCCTCCAGAGAAGCAGAGCGCCCGAGTCCGTGGACAATGTGTTGGTGGTGGTCACCGTGCTCGACAGCGTGCATTTCAAG CCCCTAAGTAGAAAACATGGAAGAAGACTCCCTCCCGGCCCAACTGGCCCAACAGGCACAGTGTTGGGGGGAACCGTCCTGGTGGTGCAGGCAGGTTTAAACCCGCTCCAGGACCTCCCAGAACCCATCACGCTGACCTTCAAATACAACAAGAAG GTTGCCAACGGGGCTTGCGTATTCTGGGAGGAGATAAATGAGGAAGCTGAAACTG GTCAATGGAGCACGTTCGGCTGTAACACTAGCGACACCGGAAGTGAATTTATTTGTCGGTGCAACCACTTGAGCTTCTTCGCTGTACTTGTg AACCCTGATCTCTCGTTGCGTGAAGAGGATGTATTCAAGCTGAGTTTGATCACATACGTTGGATCATCGCTCTCGGTCGTCTTCACCATCATCAGCTTGATCTTGTACTCCTGTCTAAA CAAGCGGCAGCCGGACAGAGCCGTTGGCCTGCACATGCACCTGACGGGCGCGCTGCTGTGCCTGCACCTCTGTTTCTTGCTCTGCTGCTTGTGGTCGTGGAGGctcgccgaggagccggccgaTTGGTTCTGCGGTGCTCTTGGCCTCCTTCTGCACTGGTCTTTGCTGGCTACCGTCTGCTGGTCGGCCCTGGAAGGTTTCCATCTTTACCTCCTGCTGGTGCGCGTGTTCAACATCTACATCAGGAGATACCTGCTCAAACTGTGTGTGGTGGGCTGGG GTGTGCCCACATTGATCACTCTGATTTGTGGAGTGTCTGGGGTTTACGGCAAGTACACGCTGGAAGTTCGGGACTCCGCCAACAAAAATTCAACCATACAGCT ATGCTGGATGAGCAGTCAGTTCATTTATAGGAAAGCGGTCACCTACGCCACCACAGTGGTCTTCCCGAGCCTGGTGGTGCTCTTCAATTCCTGCATGTTGGGCCTGGTGGTCTTCCAGCTGAGGAAGCTGCAAAGAAGTGCTGTAAAAGGTGGAGGACCGAAAGGCAGCAGGGAGAAGACCAGCAGGTTGTGGAAAGACTGCGTGACCGTGCTGGGCCTCAGCTGTGTGCTGGGTTTACCTTTCGGCTTGTCGAGTGCCACCTATGCCTCTGTGCCGGGCGTCTACATCTTCACCGTCCTCAACTCACTGCAAG GGGTCTTTGTGTTCCTGTGGTGTTTGGCATTGACGTGCAAGTCTCAGTCcgacgccgcctcctcctcaaaAGACACTTCCTCTCAGAGAATCATGACCACCAGCTTCAACAGCTGA
- the LOC127599334 gene encoding gastrula zinc finger protein XlCGF57.1-like — protein sequence MKEEVQESAVTEFPLIVIVKSEDDNQKEDDGDNFGVSLTESFLPPLSDSDGVTTRSSDTADDEHLKDMTCHTDDKCRNCSQCGKMFSSKSGLKEHVRIHTGEKPFACSVCGKTFTQKGHLMTHARTHTGEKPFACSVCSVIYARKILLTNHMRTHTGEKPFVCLICGKSFSVKVSLIMHTRTQTGEKPFVCSVCGKSFSLKAHLRTHTRTHTGEKPFTCSDCGQMFSEKGNLRRHRRTHIVDKPFACSVCGKRFTQKVYLGTHTRIHTGDKPFACSVCDKSFSIRRSLMRHIRTHTGLKPFSCSVCDKSFSLKAHLRTHTRTHTGEKPFACSVCGKSFTQKGNLEAHARTHTGEKPFSCSVCSLAFIDSTGLVQHMRTHTGEKPFACSVCGKRFSQRRTLTTHTRIHDGELP from the coding sequence ATGAAAGAGGAAGTGCAGGAATCTGCTGTCACCGAGTTTCCCTTGATTGTTATTGTCAAGAGTGAAGATGATAATCAAAAAGAGGATGACGGAGACAACTTTGGAGTATCCCTCACAGAGAGCTTCTTACCGCCACTAAGTGACAGTGATGGCGTCACAACACGCTCTTCTGACACTGCTGATGATGAACACTTAAAAGATATGACATGTCACACTGATGACAAATGCCGGAATTGTTCTCAGTgtgggaaaatgttttcttcaaagTCGGGTTTGAAAGAACATGTGAGAatacacactggggagaaaccttttgcctgctcagtttgtggtaaaaCATTTACTCAGAAGGGTCATTTGATGACACATGCTCGAACTCACaccggggagaaaccttttgcctgctcagtgtgCAGTGTGATATATGCTCGAAAGATTCTTTTGACAAATCAtatgagaacacacactggagagaaaccttttgtctgctTAATTTGTGGTAAAAGCTTCTCTGTGAAAGTCAGCTTAATAATGCACACAAGAACACAgactggagaaaaaccttttgtgtgctcagtttgtgggAAGAGCTTCTCTCTAAAAGCACATTtaagaacacacacaagaacacacactggagagaagccTTTTACCTGCTCTGACTGTGGTCAAATGTTTTCTGAAAAGGGAAACCTAAGAAGACACAGGAGAACTCACATTGTCGACaaaccttttgcttgctcagtttgtggtaaaagattCACTCAGAAGGTATATTTGGGAACCCATACAAGAATCCACACTGGGGATAAGccgtttgcctgctcagtttgtgataAAAGCTTCTCCATTAGGAGAAGTTTAATGAGGCAcataagaacacacactggattgaaacctttttcctgttcAGTGTGCGACAAAAGCTTCTCTTTAAAAGCACATCtaagaacacacacaagaacacacacaggggaaaaaccttttgcctgttcagtttGTGGTAAAAGTTTCACCCAGAAGGGAAATTTAGAAGCACACGCAAGAacgcacaccggagagaaacctttttcctgttcAGTCTGCAGCTTAGCTTTCATCGATAGCACAGGACTCGTTCAacacatgagaacacacaccggtgagaaaccttttgcctgctcagtttgtggtaaaagattCTCCCAACGACGGActttgacaacacacacaagaatACACGATGGTGAGCTACCATGA